The Daucus carota subsp. sativus chromosome 2, DH1 v3.0, whole genome shotgun sequence genome includes a window with the following:
- the LOC135150347 gene encoding uncharacterized protein LOC135150347: MRTRSQARKEALAKAEETIVSTTMGDRPPVANDTKALKAFSEPKINDISSSIVRPAIEANTFEIKPSTIQMMTNLDRSWISNQVQSDKISLTPEYRNGVETFLKFASENGMGEDGTMKCPCKRCRNLNWLSIDDVRFHLLAKGMLEGYTVWTSHGEERGRKRSRTSHNRYCVWEPTRVEQPVDLNAMLHDFAVENSEFYNNLDTGTRNVEEVPNDSARKLYEVIVENGAPIYPGNTKYTRLSFTTKLLEFKNISHCSNKAFDSLLTLFADVLPKKHTLPQTYYEMKKIMKGLRVEYQKIDLCENDCMLFYGDDKDKVVCDICGKDHYRDVLRKDGKKILRHFPLIPRLQRLYMSKHTSDHMRWYKNRDVKDGEISHPADGEEWKNFDRRYPSFAQEIRNIRLGLATDVSTHLALPGKKTYSVWPIVVVVYNLPPSMCMKKPYMFMTDIVPGPNIIGKDINICLRPLIDELKILWNTGIETYDQSSKQNFTMRATLMWTISDYPAMSMISGWSGKGKLGCQVCLGSVQGFQLKHCGKCSFNGTNRIFLEPNDPLRRKSNLFDNAERRLFRGRLSGEGVKELLDGLVFPPPGKTNTKARSIGYGEEHHWTHVPIFYELPYWSSHSLRYSIDIMHTETNVFENLFFTIVNAKKSKDHKKARADCKHFGVLPHLWIDENGKSPKAPFSITRKQRKLLCEWISSLKLPDGYSSNISRCCNVEECTFYGFKSHDCHIFLQKLLPLAIRELLPAPIADAITAIANFFQDLCSSMVTKTDLEIMEKSVVKALCLLETIFPQSWFDSMEHLVVHLAEEIRLAGPAYWHWMYPIERLLGKLKQRSAIKQELRVPLPNDIWRRRLSIFVLFTLHPTRFTIN, from the exons atgcgaacacgttctcaggcccGTAAAGAAGCATTGGCAAAAGCAGAAGAAACGATAGTGAGCACTACAATGGGTGATCGACCACCAGTTgcgaatgatactaaggctcttaaggctttctctgagcctaaaatcaatgatatttcgtcgagcattgtcaggccagcgaTCGAGGCCAACACTTttgagatcaaaccgagcactattcagatg atgacaaacttggatcgaagttggattagTAATCAAGTGCAAAGTGATAAAATTTCGTTAACTCCGGAATATAGGAATGGTgtagaaacttttttaaaatttgcaagtgAAAATGGAATGGGAGAAGATGGTACAATGAAGTGTCCTTGTAAACGTTGTAGGAATTTGAATTGGTTAAGTATCGATGATGTTAGATTCCATTTACTTGCTAAGGGGATGCTTGAGGGTTATACCGTTTGGACATCacatggtgaagaaagaggaagaaaacgTAGTCGAACATCGCATAATCGTTATTGTGTTTGGGAACCTACGAGGGTAGAACAACCGGTAGATTTGAATGCGATGCTACATGATTTTGCCGTTGAAAATTCCGAATTTTATAACAACTTGGATACGGGAACTAGGAATGTAGAAGAAGTTCCAAATGATAGTGCAAGAAAATTGTATGAGGTCATTGTTGAAAATGGAGCACCTATTTATCCCGGTAATACGAAGTATACAAGATTAAGCTTTACCACAAAATTGTTAGAATTCAAGAATATCTCACATTGTAGTAATAAGGCTTTTGATAGTTTGCTTACACTTTTTGCGGATGTATTACCAAAAAAACACACGTTGCCCCAAACTTATTATGAAATGAAGAAGATAATGAAGGGTTTGAGGGTTGAATATCAAAAGATTGATTTAtgtgagaatgattgtatgttattttatggagatgacaaggataaagttgtgtgtgatatatgtgGTAAAGATCATTATCGGGATGTTTTGAGGAAAGATggtaaaaaaatattgagacatTTTCCTTTGATTCCTCGACTACAACGCTTGTATATGTCAAAACATACATCCGACCATATGAGATGGTACAAGAATCGAGATGTCAAAGATGGAGAAATTAGTCATCCCGCGGACGGAGAAGAGTGGAAAAATTTTGATCGTCGATATCCATcatttgctcaagaaattcGTAATATAAGGCTTGGCCTTGCAACCGACGTTTCAACCCATTTGGCCCTACCgggaaaaaaaacatatagtgtGTGGCCCATAGTAGTAGTTGTCTACAATCTTCCGCCATCAATGTGTATGAAAAAACCCTATATGTTTATGACCGATATAGTGCCGGGTCCGAATATCATTGGCAAAGATATTAACATTTGTCTAAGGCCtctcattgatgaattgaagatATTGTGGAATACGGGAATTGAAACATATGATCAATCttcgaaacaaaattttacaatgaGAGCGACTCTTATGTGGACAATTAGTGATTATCCCGCTATGAGTATGATAAGTGGATGGTCGGGTAAAGGAAAATTAGGATGTCAAGTGTGTCTTGGAAGTGTGCAAGGGTTTCAATTAAAACATTGTGGTAAATGTAGTTTCAATGGCACGAACCGAATATTCCTTGAACCAAATGATCCACTACGTCGGAaaagtaatttgtttgataatgcGGAAAGAAGATTGTTTCGTGGTCGTTTGTCCGGGGAGGGTGTAAAGGAGTTGCTTGACGGTTTAGTTTTTCCACCACCCGGAAAGACTAATACAAAGGCGAGGAGTATCGGATATGGGGAAGAGCATCATTGGACTCATGTTCCAATTTTTTATGAACTCCCTTATTGGTCTTCACATAGTTtacgatattcaattgatatcaTGCATACGGAAACAAATGTTTTTGAGAACCTATTTTTTACTATTGTGAATGCGAAAAAGTCAAAGGATCACAAAAAAGCAAGAGCGGATTGCAAGCACTTTGGTGTGTTACCTCATTTGTGGATCGATGAAAATGGCAAGTCACCCAAAGCACCTTTTTCCATTACAAGAAAACAACGTAAACTTTTGTGTGAATGGATTAGTTCACTGAAACTTCCAGACGGTTATTCCTCAAATATATCTCGTTGTTGTAATGTTGAGGAGTGTACATTTTATGGATTCAAATCGcatgattgtcatatatttcttcaaaaattattgcCTCTTGCAATTCGTGAGCTTTTACCGGCGCCTATAGCGGATGCCATCACGGCAattgcaaatttttttcaagatttgtgcTCATCAATGGTTACAAAAACCGATTTGGAAATAATGGAAAAATCAGTTGTGAAGGCATTGTGtttgttggaaacaatttttcctcaaaGTTGGTTTGATTCGATGGAACACTTGGTTGTGCATTTGGCGGAAGAAATTAGACTTGCTGGACCTGCTTACTGGCATTGGATGTATCCAATTGAGCGTTTATTGGGGAAACTAAAACAAAGGTCGGCAATAAAGCAAGAGTTGAGGGTTCCATTGCCGAACGATATATGGAGGAGGAGATTGTCAATATTTGTGCTTTTTACTTTGCATCCGACTCGATTCACAATAAATTAA
- the LOC135150087 gene encoding ABC transporter C family member 2-like — MSLNVLNWYCQPIRYGIWASETQSAFGAYTPCGIDSFVISVSHLVLLILCLYRIWLITRDVMVQRFCLRSNVYNYVLGVITTYCTAEPLFRLGFGVSLFNLNEDSGFAPFEVVSLIISALSWGFMLLMIALETKIYVRAFRWYIRFAVIYLLVADTVMLTFLISLKNFYPRFVLLLYMCTFFCKIMFGMLLLFTFRIWTLIRITSHCQRGLLMTQSMKHFLEVIMFVQRERPTFFQ, encoded by the exons ATGAGTTTAAATGTTCTTAATTGGTATTGCCAGCCTATAAGGTATGGTATTTGGGCAAGCGAGACGCAGAGTGCATTTGGTGCTTATACACCATGTGGCATAGATTCTTTTGTGATCAGTGTATCTCATTTGGTGCTTTTGATTTTGTGCTTGTACCGAATATGGTTGATTACAAGGGATGTTATGGTGCAGCGGTTTTGTCTGAGATCGAATGTTTATAACTATGTATTGGGGGTTATAACCACTTACTGTACTGCTGAGCCTTTGTTCAGATTGGGTTTTGGggtttcactatttaacttgaaTGAAGACTCCGGGTTTGCACCTTTTGAG GTGGTTTCCTTGATTATCAGTGCTCTTTCTTGGGGATTTATGTTGCTGATGATTGCCTTGGAAACAAAAATTTATGTTCGAGCATTTCGATGGTACATCCGCTTTGCAGTTATATATCTCCTTGTCGCAGATACCGTGATGCTGACCTTTTTGATTTCCTTGAAGAATTTTTACCCGAG GTTTGTATTGCTTTTGTACATGTGTACATTCTTCTGCAAG ATTATGTTTGGAATGCTTCTCCTTTTTACATTCCGAATCTGGACCCTTATCCGAATTACATCCCACTGTCAACGGGGTCTTCTGATGACACAAAGTATGAAGCACTTCTTGGAGGTGATCATGTTTGTCCAGAGAGAGAGGCCAACATTTTTCCAGTGA